The Comamonas testosteroni genome contains the following window.
TTTTGCTCTGCCTCGGGCTTGGAGCAGCCCGCCAGCGCAGCGGCAATCAGCATGGCTCCCAAAGCCAGTGTCCAGCGCTGCTGGCGATGACCTTGCTGGCTTGCACTGGGCAGGCAAGAAAAATGCGCCTCTCGGCGCGGGCTCAGCGAAGCGGGCTGATCAATCTTCATACGTGGAGCGGTCTGAACTAAAGAACTTGTCAACATTGTGCGCCGACAATATTAATAAAATGTAAAGCGGCCAAGGGCGCAATGACATGCTGGCAATCACCCGCCTGCCATTCTCCTGTCATGCTGGCATGCGGCGTCGCAGCACCCGCTGGCTTGAGACACCACTGTAGAAAACCTTGGCAGCAAGGCTCCTCGTCATAACGGACTAGAGCCAGCACCCGCAAAACGCCGAAACCGGCAACTGGCTGCGCTCTCAATATCAGGACAGAAGCCGCTTCTGCTGCCAAATCAATGCTGCGGCTTGCCCGGGCGTATGCGCAAGATGCTGAAAACTCCGGCCAGCGCCGCAAAACCGCCGGCCACAGCCAGCGCCAGCAGTTCAGCATTGCCGCCATGCCCGCCCGAGATGGCAAAGATGGTGGCCAGCACCACGGCACCCAGTGTCTGACCTGTCATGCGGGCAGAACTCAGCATGCCACCCGCTGCACCACTGCGCGACATGGGGGCCGAAGTGACGATGGTGTGATTGTTGGGCGACTGGTAGAGCGCGAAGCCGCTGCCCGCCAGCAGCATGCGCCAGACCATGTCCCAGTGCGCCACATCGACCGGCATGGCCGCCAGCAGCCACAGTCCACAGGCAAACATGGCCATGCCGATACCGCCCAGCAGCCCGTCGGGATACTTGCCGATCAGGCGCCCGGCCACCGGCGCCGTCAGCATGGTGGCCGCCGGCCAGGCCGTGATCAGCATGCCTGCCTCCATGGGTGACAGACCGCGCGCCTCCAGCAGCAGGAACGGCAGGGCCAGATACGACAGCATCTGCGCGCAGAAGGCAGAGACCGAGCCGCACATCGACAGCCGGAACACGGGAATGCGCATCAGATCGACGGGGAACAGCGGAGCTGTCTTGTGCCACTGGCGGCGCAGATAGACGTAGCCGACCACCAGCCCGCCGCCCAGCAGCCACCAGCCCGAAGGCATCAGCGGGCTGCCCGCAGCGCCCTGATCCTGCCCCATGCGCACGCCCAGTTGCTCACCGCCCAGAAAAAGCAGGGTGAACATCAGAATATTGAGCAATACGTCAAGCGCCGCTATCGGCTCGCCATCCTTGCGCACCACGGGGTTGGCCGGCAGCGCCTTGCGCCCCATCCACAAGGTGATCAAGCCCAGCGGCACATTGATGGCAAACAGCCAGGGCCAGTTGGCAACCGACAGGATGGCAGCGGCCACCGAAGGCCCGGCCATGGACGAGGTCGCCACCACCAGCGAGTTGATGGCCATGCCGCGTCCCAGCATCGCGCGCGGATAGGTCAGGCGCACCAGCGCCGCATTGACGCTCATGATGCCCGCTGCACCCATGCCTTGAAACACGCGCGCTGCAATCAGCGTGCTCAGCGAGCTGGCCAGCGTGGCCGCCACCGAGGCAATGACAAACACCGTCATGCCCAGCAGATAGATGCGCCGATAACCCAGGCGCTCGCCCAGGGCTGCCAGCGGCAGCAGCAGCACCAGGCCGGCAAGCTGATAGGCGTTGACCACCCATAGCGTCAGGGACGAGCTGGCCTGCAGCTCGCGCGCAATGGCGGGCAAGGCCAGATTGACGATGCTGCTGTCCAGCACCGACAGCGTCAGCCCCAGAATGATGACCAGCATGGCGCGGCCACGCGCACCGTCAGGCAGGCCGTCGTAGGCAGGGGAAGCTTGGGCAGTGCTCTCAGTCATGGGCGACTCGGTGCACACGGCCCAGCGTGATCCAGGTCAGCGCCACGCCCACAAGGGCCCCTGTCGCCATGCCCACCACCATGGGCAGAGGCTTGCCGTTGGAAAAATGCCCCACGATCTGCATGGCCGCCGCCCCGCTCAGCATCTGCAGCGTTCCCAGCAAGGCAGAGGCCGTGCCCGCAATCTCGCCATGCTCTTCCAGGGCCAGCACCGAGGTCGTGGGAATCACCAGACCCATGAAGGCGCTGGCAATGAAATACAGCACGATCAGCACCGCCAGCTTCTCACCGCCCAGCAGGTAATAGAGCAGCAATGCGGCCATGGTCAGGCCCGAAGCAGAAGCCGCAGCCTTGACCACATTGACCAGGCCAAAGCGCTGGCCCAGCCGCCCCGTCAGCTGCGCCGCGCCTATAAAGGCGATGGAGTTCAGCGCGAACGCCATGCTGTACTGGGTGGACGAGAGGCCGTAGTAGTTGATGAGCACAAAGGGCGAGCCCGCCAAGTAGACGAAAAAGCCCGCCATGGCGCAGCCGCCGATGAACACCAGGCCCAGATAATGCCAGTCACGCAACAGGACCAGATAGGCCTTGAGTGCGCCGACCAGGCTGCTGTCCAGCCGCGCCTCGGCGCTGCGGGTTTCCTCCACGCCTCGCCAGGTGGCGATCAGGCCCAGCACGGCTGCGGCAGCCACGACCCAGAACACGGCACGCCAGCCGGCCAGGGCAATCACGCCACTGCCGGCCAGCGGCGCCAGGATCGGCGAGACGCTGAACACCAGCATCAGCAGCGACATCATTCGCGCGGCGGCGTGGCCGGTATGCAGGTCGCGCACCACGGCACGCGGCACAGCCATGCAGGCCGCAGCGCCCAGGCCCTGCACAAAGCGAAACGCCACCAGGATCTCGATATTGGGTGCCAGCGCGCACCCCACGCTGGCGGCGGCAAAGACCGTCAGACCAAAATACAGCGGGGGCTTGCGGCCCAGCATGTCGGAGACCGGACCATAGAGCAGTTGGCCCACGCCGATGGAGAGAAAAAATGCGGTCAGGCTGGCTTGCACGGCGCCGACCTGGGCACCCAGGCTGGCGCCGATCTGCGGCAAGGCCGGCAGATACATATCGATGGCGAAAGGCCCGATGGCCGACAACAGGCCCAGGATCAGAACCAGACGCAGGGAAACAGAAGCTTGCATAGGGGTGTGATTGTCGTGGTAACTTGATTTATGTGCTGAGCAGTTGCCGGTTTCCTGCATGACGTTGCAGGCTCACGCCAGTCCGCCGGGCAGCGCCTGTGTCTAAGCCCTCAATTACGAGGCTTTAGACCCGGTCATCCAGGTCATGACCGCATGGGCAACAAGCACAATGGACTCAACTACCCCTTCCTACTCTCGCCGTGATTGCTGCAAGCTCCTCCCCACGCCTGCCCTCTCCCCTGCTGACCTCGCTCGCCGTGCTGTGCCTGGCTGCTCAGCCGGCCAGCGCGCAGCCCGTCGTCTCTGCCGCCCCGGCCTTTCAGCTCTCACCGGATGCAAGCATGGTGATAGACACACGTGCCAGGCTGGCCTGGCCGCGCTGCGCCGAGGGCATGAGCTGGAATGGCAAGACCTGCAGTGGCCAAGCCGAGGTCTTCAGCCACAAGCAGGCCATGAGCCATGCTGCAGAACGCAGCAAGGCCGAAAACCTGCGCTGGCGGCTGCCGCGCGTCAATGAGCTCAAGCGCCTGCTGGACCGCAGCAGCAAGCCCCAGGGCCTGAACCCGGAACTCTTTCCCAATGCGCCGCGCGACTGGCACTGGACGGGCACGGCGGCCGTGAATACCCAGCGCCTGAACACCTACAACTACGCCCAGGTGGACAAATCCAGCAGCATCTCCGGCCTCTCGGCCCAGCAGGCCTGGGCGGTCAACACCGAGACACTGCAGGCCGTGCCCGATATGGGCAAGGGCAATGCCTTGCTGCTGCGCCTGGTGCGCCCTGCCACCGAGGCCGAGCTCGGTACCCAGGCTCCGGCCACACCATGAAAAAAGCCTTGCCGCTTTGGCAAGGCTTTTTTCAACTCCCGCACGCTCAGCCTGCGCGCAGCGCCGCCTTGAGGCTCTCGCCCAGTTCGGGCTTGTGCGCAAACGGATCCGTGGGGTTGCGGCCCTGCACCACATCTTCCAGGCGCACCTGCACCGAACCCAGGGCCTGCGGATGGCTGTAGATATAGAACTGGCCCGACGCAATGGCATCGAACACCTTCTGCGCCACCTCGGTCGCCGTGACCTTGCCCGAGCCCACGGCCTTGTCGGTCATGGCCTGGCCTATCTTCTGGCTGGCCGTCAAAGGCTGCGCCTCCAGGCCCTGAGGACGATTGCGCTCACTGTGACCTATGCCCGTGGGCACGAAGAAGGGGCAGAGCAGACTGGCACTGACCTGGTCCGAGACCAGGGCCAGGTCCTGGTACAGCGTCTCGGTCAGCGACACCACCGCGTGCTTGCTGACGTTGTATATGCCCATGTTCGGCGGCGCCAGCAGACCCGCCATGCTGGCAGTGTTGACGATATGACCTTCATAGGCGGGATCGGCCTTGGCGGCCTCCAGCATCATGGGCGTGAACAAGCGCACGCCATGGATCACGCCCCAGACGTTGACGCCCAGCACCCATTGCCAGTCGGCAACCGTGTTTTCCCAGACCAGGCCGCCCGCGCCGACGCCCGCGTTGTTGAAGACAAAGTGCGGCGCACCAAAGGTTTCCTTGACTTCGGCAGCAAGTCGCTCCATCTGGGCCGCATCCGACACATCGACCCTGCGCGCCAGCACCTTGGCACCGGCAGCCTTGAGCTCGGCCTCGGCCTTGTCCAGCGCCTCCTGCTGCACATCGACCAGCACCAGATTCATGCCTCTGGCGGCTCCGATGCGCGCGCACTCCAGCCCGAAGCCCGAGCCAGCGCCCGTCAAAACCGCCGTCTTTCCCGCGAAATTCGTGATCATTCTTGTCTCCGTATTTATTTGGACGCAGCTCAAATGCGTTTCCACACTCGAAACCGGCACGGCACAACCAGGGGACAGCAAGCAAGGGCCTATGCCGGCCGCGCCGCCCCGCAGTGAGGCTGTCGCCCCACTCCGTTGCGCGCAGAGAAAGGGGGCGCCCGGCATGGGGAAGGCGCGGGGCCGCCCAGGCAAAGCGCCTCAGGGGGTTAGAGCAGCTTCACCAGCTGCTTGCCAAAGTTCTTGCCCTTGAGCAGGCCCAGAAACGCGCCGGGCGCCGAGGCCAGACCTTGGGAAATCGTCTCGCGCGGCTTGAGCTTGCCGGCAGCCACCAGGCCGCCCAGCTCGGTCAGGGCCTCACCCCAGACTTCCATGTGCTCGCTGACGATAAAGCCTTCGAGCTTGATGCGGTTGACCAGCAGCAGCGCCGGGTTGGCCAGCGGCAGGGGCTGGCCGTCATAGCCGGCAATCATTCCGCACAGGGCCACACGCGCAAAGGCATTGG
Protein-coding sequences here:
- a CDS encoding SDR family oxidoreductase, yielding MITNFAGKTAVLTGAGSGFGLECARIGAARGMNLVLVDVQQEALDKAEAELKAAGAKVLARRVDVSDAAQMERLAAEVKETFGAPHFVFNNAGVGAGGLVWENTVADWQWVLGVNVWGVIHGVRLFTPMMLEAAKADPAYEGHIVNTASMAGLLAPPNMGIYNVSKHAVVSLTETLYQDLALVSDQVSASLLCPFFVPTGIGHSERNRPQGLEAQPLTASQKIGQAMTDKAVGSGKVTATEVAQKVFDAIASGQFYIYSHPQALGSVQVRLEDVVQGRNPTDPFAHKPELGESLKAALRAG
- a CDS encoding DUF1566 domain-containing protein is translated as MAAQPASAQPVVSAAPAFQLSPDASMVIDTRARLAWPRCAEGMSWNGKTCSGQAEVFSHKQAMSHAAERSKAENLRWRLPRVNELKRLLDRSSKPQGLNPELFPNAPRDWHWTGTAAVNTQRLNTYNYAQVDKSSSISGLSAQQAWAVNTETLQAVPDMGKGNALLLRLVRPATEAELGTQAPATP
- a CDS encoding multidrug effflux MFS transporter: MQASVSLRLVLILGLLSAIGPFAIDMYLPALPQIGASLGAQVGAVQASLTAFFLSIGVGQLLYGPVSDMLGRKPPLYFGLTVFAAASVGCALAPNIEILVAFRFVQGLGAAACMAVPRAVVRDLHTGHAAARMMSLLMLVFSVSPILAPLAGSGVIALAGWRAVFWVVAAAAVLGLIATWRGVEETRSAEARLDSSLVGALKAYLVLLRDWHYLGLVFIGGCAMAGFFVYLAGSPFVLINYYGLSSTQYSMAFALNSIAFIGAAQLTGRLGQRFGLVNVVKAAASASGLTMAALLLYYLLGGEKLAVLIVLYFIASAFMGLVIPTTSVLALEEHGEIAGTASALLGTLQMLSGAAAMQIVGHFSNGKPLPMVVGMATGALVGVALTWITLGRVHRVAHD
- a CDS encoding MFS transporter → MTESTAQASPAYDGLPDGARGRAMLVIILGLTLSVLDSSIVNLALPAIARELQASSSLTLWVVNAYQLAGLVLLLPLAALGERLGYRRIYLLGMTVFVIASVAATLASSLSTLIAARVFQGMGAAGIMSVNAALVRLTYPRAMLGRGMAINSLVVATSSMAGPSVAAAILSVANWPWLFAINVPLGLITLWMGRKALPANPVVRKDGEPIAALDVLLNILMFTLLFLGGEQLGVRMGQDQGAAGSPLMPSGWWLLGGGLVVGYVYLRRQWHKTAPLFPVDLMRIPVFRLSMCGSVSAFCAQMLSYLALPFLLLEARGLSPMEAGMLITAWPAATMLTAPVAGRLIGKYPDGLLGGIGMAMFACGLWLLAAMPVDVAHWDMVWRMLLAGSGFALYQSPNNHTIVTSAPMSRSGAAGGMLSSARMTGQTLGAVVLATIFAISGGHGGNAELLALAVAGGFAALAGVFSILRIRPGKPQH